GGCACAAACACCAGGTAGCGTCCTGGCAGGGAAATCTGGCTGGTCAGGCGCGCACCCTTGTGGCCCACGGGGTCCTTGGAGACCTGGACCAGGACAGAATCGCCGGACTTCAGCGCGTTCTCGATGCGGCGCGGCTGGCCGTTGAGGTTGGCTGCATCCCAGTCAACCTCCCCTGCGTACAGCACGGCGTTGCGGCCGCGGCCGATGTCAACGAAGGCTGCTTCCATGCTGGGCAGCACGTTCTGAACCTTGCCCACATAGACGTTGCCGATCAGTGAGTCCTGCTGCGTCTTTGAGACGAAGTGCTCGGCCAGGATGCCGTCTTCCAGGACGCCGATCTGGATGCGGTCGTCGGCCTGGCGGACCACCATGACACGGTCAACGGATTCGCGGCGGGCCAGAAATTCGGCTTCCGTGATGACTGTGCGGCGGCGGCCGGAGTCGCGAGAGTCGCGGCGGCGCTGCTTCTTGGCTTCCAGACGGGTGGAACCGCGCAGGCTCGTCACCCGGTTCACGGAGGTGGAATCTGCGGAGGTCCTCGGGGCACGCACACGGGTCACCGTGTTGGGCGGATCTTCATCGCTGCCACCCGTGAGTTCCAGGTCGGCGTCACCGCGGCGGCGGCGACGGCGACGGCGGGAGGTCACGCCGTCGTCTGAGCCCTCGTCGTCATCCTCGTCAGTCTCGCCGGACTCCACGAAGTCGGTGGCCTCGGCCTCGGTGGAGCGGGGGCGGCGGTTGCGGTTGCGTGCGCGGCCGCGGCGGTCGCCGTCATCCTCGTGACCTTCCGTGTCCTGCTCGTCGGAAGTGGCAGCTGCTGACGGAACAGCCAGGCTGAGATCCGGAGCCAGGAACAGTGCCGACATGCCGGCGGCAGGTTCCATGAACAATGAATCCGTGGCCGGCGTGCTGTCCTGGTCCATGGCTTCCGGAGCCGGCGGCTGCTCGGTGCGGGCTGGCGCAACCGTGGCTTCGGCAACGGAGGCTTGCTCGCCAGGAGTTGCTGTCTCGGGGGCCGCTGCAGCCGGGGCCGTCTTGGCTGCAGTGCGGCGGCGGCTGCGTGTGGCTGCCGGAGCGGCGGCGGCAGACTCGATGGCCACCGGAGCGTCCGCCACGGCGGGGGTGTTGCCTCCGTCAAGGCTAATTTCCTGCTGTACACCTTCCGCCTGCACGAGTGCTGCCGTGGCAGGCGAGGAGGTCCTGCGCGTGGCACGGCGGGCAGGCGCCTTGGCCGGTTTGTCGGCAGGCACGACGGCGGCACTTGTCCCAGCACTGTCAGCGTCAGCCAGGGTGGTGGCGTCGTCAGCGACGGATGCGGTTGCAGCCTTCGCGACCGGGGCAGCCTTCGCGGCGGTTGAGGTGACCGGGGCCTTGGCCGCACGGCTGCGGCGTGCAGGCGCCTTCGCCACGGTTTCGGCAGGCACCTCGGCAGCAGTCAGCGCTTCAGGGGCATTCGGCGCTTCGGCAGCGGCCGGGCTGACTGTGGAGCTCTCGGCGCTCAGGAGCAATTCTCCCTGAACGGCAACGGTGGCCGAAGCAGGGGCAGTTACCGGGGAGGTGGCCCGGCGGCGGGGTGCCCGCTTGGCCGGCGCAGCAGCTTCAGCCGGGGCGGCCTCGGCAGAGGCGGGTTCGGACACGGAGGCGGCAGCCGGGGCGGCGGACTCAGCGACGGGGGAAGAGTCGGCAATGCCGTCAAGCAGCGTCGGCTCCTCCGTGGCGGTCACGGGAGCCGTGACCTTCTTGGCGCGGCTGCGGCGCACGGGAGCTTTCTTGGCAGGAACTGCCGGAACTTCGGTGTTTTCCGGTGCGGTCTGTTCATTATCCATTGTGGGCGTTACTTTCGCGCCGGGGCGACACCCCCACATCGGATGCCGAGACCGGCAGATGTGCCAACACCCGCAGGCGTTGACGGAAGTCGTCTAATTTACTTCACAGGCGGCACCAACTTCTGGGTGCGCAAGCTCTGGAAAGCCAATGGTTCGCGAAAACCGGTCCGGTGGATGGCTGCACTCGTGGCAGTCCCGTCACCGGCAGCCCGTTGGCGTGCCATTGGACCGGGAGGCGCATGTGGATCACCAACCAGCCGAAACCATTGTCTCATACGCACCCCTGCGTGACGCCAGTTTCGCGCAGGGCGCGCCATGATTCACGCGCTACAATCAGGACACAATTGCCTCTCTCATCCGATAAGGACATTATGCCGAGCACCAAAGCCTCCGCCAGCGACTCAACGGAACTGGCGACGCCCGTCTTGGCGCGTGCCAAACCGTTCGGCTGGTTCCTGGTCATTGCCGGTGCCGTTGCATGGATCGCGTCCTTCACTCTGGTGTTGGAAAGGCTAGAGCTTTACAAGGACCCGAATGCCACGGCCAGCTGCGACTTCAACTCGTGGATCTCCTGCAGCGATGTCATGAAGACGCCCGAAGCTGCCCTACTCGGCTTCCCCAATCCGTTCATCGGCGTCGTGGCGTTTGCGGTCGTCATCACCACCGGCGTGGTCTTGCTCGCCGGAGCACGGCTGGCCCGCTGGTACTGGATCGGCATGCAAGTAGGCATCACCGCCGGCATGGCTCTGGTGGGCTGGTTCTGGTTCACCGCCGTCTACACCCTCGCCGTCCTCTGCCCGTACTGCATGGTGGTGTGGGCCATGATGATCCCGCTCTTCGTTTGGACCACCATCCGCAACATCAACGCTGGGCTCATCCCGGCCCCGCCGGCGCTCACCAAGTTCCTCAACGATTGGGCCTGGGTCATTGTCGGCCTGTTCTACCTGGCCGCCCTGGCCTCCATCTTCTTCAAGTTCATGTACCTGATCATCCCCTCCAACGCCTAACCCCACCTTCAGACGCTCCTGCAGTTGCGGGGCAATTTTGGCCAACGCTCCTGCACCTGCTGCAGGAGCGTTTGTGTTTAGTGCCCCGGATGTGAGCGAGCGTCGGGAGGAAATGCCCCGCAAGTGAGCGAGCGTTTGTAGCAGGAAGTACGACGGCGGGAGGTCACCTTTTCACAAAAAGGTGCCCCCCCGCCGTCGTGCTTTGGGGGCAATGCTTAGGCGAACCAGATACCGATCTCGCGCTCGGCGGATTCGACCGAGTCGGAGCCGTGGACGAGGTTCTGCTGGACCTTCAGCCCCCAGTCGCGGCCAAAGTCGCCGCGGATGGTGCCGGGAGCGGCCGTGGTGGGATCCGTGGTGCCGGCCAGGGCACGGAAGCCCTCGATGACGCGGTGGCCCTCGAAGATGGCGGCGACAACCGGGCCGGAGAGCATGAATTCAACGAGCGGCTCGTAGAACGGCTTGCCGGCGTGCTCGGCGTAATGCGCCTCAAGCTGCTCGCGCGTGGCGGCGACCTTCTTCAGCTCGGCGAGGGTGTAGCCCTTCGCTTCGATGCGGGCCAGGACGGCGCCGGACAGGTTGCGGGCCACGCCGTCGGGCTTGACCAGGACTAGGGTGCGCTCAATGCTCACAGTAACTCCAATAACTTGGTAAAAAAGGACAATCAGGTTTAGTTTACTTCGCCGGTCTCGCCGGGCGCGGAGGTCTCGGGGTGGGTTGCATCCCACTCGGCCTGGGCCTTGGCACGGGCAGCGTTCTCCCGGTCAATCCTGGCGCCGGCGTACAGGGCGTACCACCAGGCCACGGCGAACAGCACGCCGACGACGAACATGGACGATTCCCAGATGCCGCTCGCGATCAGGGCGATTTGCAGGATCCAGCCAAAGGCGGGGCCCCAGGGCCTGCGGATGACCCCGCAGGCAAGGATCATCAAAAGGGCCAGCACGCCGGCCGCGATCAGATAGGCGGGGTTCTTGCCGTGGACGCCAAACAGGCCCAGGCCAAGGAAAAGCGCCACAAATGCTTCAAGGACCAGCACGACCGAGGCGAACATGAGCCTGGTTGAGCGTGGCTTCTTGGGCGTGTTGGGCTGCCAGTCGCGCTGCGCCTTGGTCAATTTCGCCATGTCAGGCACCTTCCTTTTCGCCGGGCCGTCCCAGCAGGATGCGGGCTTCGCCTACCAGGGTGATGGAGCCGGTGATCAGCACGCCCCCGGCGAGGTCGTTGTTCGCTTCGGCGCGTTCCACGGCCCATTCGATGGCGTCGTCAAGCTTCTCGGCAATGTGGACGTCTTCTTCCTGCCAACCAAGGTCGACGGCGAGCTCGGCCAGTTCCGCTGCCGGAATGGCGCGCGGAGAGTTGGACTGGGTCAGGCAGAGTTCCTGTGCCTCATCCCCGTACGCTTCCTTGAGTGAGTTCAGGATTTCCTCGGCGTCCTTTTCGGCCAGGACACCGAGCACCACCACGAGCTTGCTGAACGCGAAGGACTCCTGGAGGGCGGCGGCGCTGGCGGCGATGCCTGCCGGGTTGTGTGCGGCGTCCACCACGATGGTGGGCGAGGTGCGCATGACCTCCAGGCGCCCGGGTGAGGTGACGGCGGCGAATCCTTCCTGCACGAGGTCGTGGTTCAGTTCCTTCTCTCCCCCGCCCAGGAATGCCTCCAGGGCCGCAAGTGCGACGGCGGCATTCTGGGCCTGGTGTTCGCCGTGCAGTGGGAGCAGGATGCCTGGGTAACGCCCGGCCAGTCCCTGCAGGTCGAGCATCTGCCCGCCCACGGCAACCGTGCGGGCCTCGACACCAAATTCAACACCTTCAAAGCGGAAGTCGGCGTGCTTGTCGCGGGCCGCATCCAGGATGACCTGGGCCGCGTCGGTGGGCTGGGCGGCGCTGATGACAAAGGCACCCTCCTTGATGATGCCGGCCTTCTCCTGCGCGATCAGCCCGGTGGTGTCCCCGAGGAGTTCGGTGTGGTCCAGGGAGATGGGGGTGATGACGGCGACCTGGCCGTCACCCACATTGGTGGCGTCCGTGATGCCGCCCAGGCCCACCTCCATGACAGCCACGTCAACGGGTTCGTCGGCGAAGATGGCGAAGGCCAGGACGGTCAGGCACTCAAAGTACGTCAGGCGCACCTGACCCGCTGCTGTGAGCTCGGAGTCGACAATGTCCAGGTAGGGGCGGATTTCGTCCCAGATTCGCACAAACGTCTCATCGCTGACGGGGGCCCCGTCAATGCTGATGCGTTCGGTGACCTTTGTCAGGTGCGGGCTCGTGTACCGCCCGGTGCGCAGATCATGGGCCAGCAGGCCGGCCTCGATCATGCGGGCCGTGGAGGTTTTCCCGTTGGTGCCGGTGATGTGGATGATGGGGAAGGCCTTGTTCGGCTCCGCCAAAACATCCATGGCCCGGAACAGCGGAGCCAGGCGCGGCTCCATCTTGTTTTCGGGCGCGCGTCCCAAAAGTTCGGCGTACACGCTCTCCACCGAGAATTCATCATGCTGGGCAGTCATGTTAGACGATGCTCCGTTCAACTGTGATGGTGGTTTCAACGTCACCGGGGATGAGTTCCAGCTTCACCGTCAGGGTCTCACCCTTGAGCAGTTCGGCGTTGGCATGCAGCGCGTCAACCACGTCCTGC
This genomic interval from Arthrobacter sp. PAMC 25486 contains the following:
- a CDS encoding Rne/Rng family ribonuclease; its protein translation is MDNEQTAPENTEVPAVPAKKAPVRRSRAKKVTAPVTATEEPTLLDGIADSSPVAESAAPAAASVSEPASAEAAPAEAAAPAKRAPRRRATSPVTAPASATVAVQGELLLSAESSTVSPAAAEAPNAPEALTAAEVPAETVAKAPARRSRAAKAPVTSTAAKAAPVAKAATASVADDATTLADADSAGTSAAVVPADKPAKAPARRATRRTSSPATAALVQAEGVQQEISLDGGNTPAVADAPVAIESAAAAPAATRSRRRTAAKTAPAAAAPETATPGEQASVAEATVAPARTEQPPAPEAMDQDSTPATDSLFMEPAAGMSALFLAPDLSLAVPSAAATSDEQDTEGHEDDGDRRGRARNRNRRPRSTEAEATDFVESGETDEDDDEGSDDGVTSRRRRRRRRGDADLELTGGSDEDPPNTVTRVRAPRTSADSTSVNRVTSLRGSTRLEAKKQRRRDSRDSGRRRTVITEAEFLARRESVDRVMVVRQADDRIQIGVLEDGILAEHFVSKTQQDSLIGNVYVGKVQNVLPSMEAAFVDIGRGRNAVLYAGEVDWDAANLNGQPRRIENALKSGDSVLVQVSKDPVGHKGARLTSQISLPGRYLVFVPGGSMTGISRKLPDVERNRLKRVLKDHLPENAGVIVRTAAEGASEEELTNDINRLRAQWEGISNRASSTKTLAPEMLYAEPDLTIKVVRDVFNEDFTKLIVSGEDAWDTIEAYVTYVAPDLLDRLEKWTQPEDIFAAHRIDEQINKALERKVFLPSGGSLVIDRTEAMTVVDVNTGKFTGSGGNLEETVTKNNLEAAEEVVRQLRLRDIGGIIVIDFIDMVLESNRDLVLRRLVECLGRDRTKHQVAEVTSLGLVQMTRKRMGTGLLEVFGEQCATCAGRGMVTHEIPVEHRRTHSPAVEAAAAHAPRHETREGDRTANRSTRSERKRNRNRGQQHDSEQHEDTAAPLSDEAGEAARAQKAHEVRAALANIAAASHHEHDGGEHGAAVSPAGAVDATETEENHDSTTLNLGGEAIELPRGHRSESSDFTQPNNAEQVAALAGLAEALDQLVAPDHDGAQHDEHDSSGGSRSRSRRSRRNRSARSAQGGADMVVETSDAPSVGQGSAPHVSVEIPAPAQVQHIPAETVPAVKKSSEPIILGVGVPASEL
- a CDS encoding vitamin K epoxide reductase family protein, translated to MPSTKASASDSTELATPVLARAKPFGWFLVIAGAVAWIASFTLVLERLELYKDPNATASCDFNSWISCSDVMKTPEAALLGFPNPFIGVVAFAVVITTGVVLLAGARLARWYWIGMQVGITAGMALVGWFWFTAVYTLAVLCPYCMVVWAMMIPLFVWTTIRNINAGLIPAPPALTKFLNDWAWVIVGLFYLAALASIFFKFMYLIIPSNA
- the ndk gene encoding nucleoside-diphosphate kinase; this encodes MSIERTLVLVKPDGVARNLSGAVLARIEAKGYTLAELKKVAATREQLEAHYAEHAGKPFYEPLVEFMLSGPVVAAIFEGHRVIEGFRALAGTTDPTTAAPGTIRGDFGRDWGLKVQQNLVHGSDSVESAEREIGIWFA
- a CDS encoding DUF4233 domain-containing protein; this translates as MAKLTKAQRDWQPNTPKKPRSTRLMFASVVLVLEAFVALFLGLGLFGVHGKNPAYLIAAGVLALLMILACGVIRRPWGPAFGWILQIALIASGIWESSMFVVGVLFAVAWWYALYAGARIDRENAARAKAQAEWDATHPETSAPGETGEVN
- a CDS encoding folylpolyglutamate synthase/dihydrofolate synthase family protein gives rise to the protein MTAQHDEFSVESVYAELLGRAPENKMEPRLAPLFRAMDVLAEPNKAFPIIHITGTNGKTSTARMIEAGLLAHDLRTGRYTSPHLTKVTERISIDGAPVSDETFVRIWDEIRPYLDIVDSELTAAGQVRLTYFECLTVLAFAIFADEPVDVAVMEVGLGGITDATNVGDGQVAVITPISLDHTELLGDTTGLIAQEKAGIIKEGAFVISAAQPTDAAQVILDAARDKHADFRFEGVEFGVEARTVAVGGQMLDLQGLAGRYPGILLPLHGEHQAQNAAVALAALEAFLGGGEKELNHDLVQEGFAAVTSPGRLEVMRTSPTIVVDAAHNPAGIAASAAALQESFAFSKLVVVLGVLAEKDAEEILNSLKEAYGDEAQELCLTQSNSPRAIPAAELAELAVDLGWQEEDVHIAEKLDDAIEWAVERAEANNDLAGGVLITGSITLVGEARILLGRPGEKEGA